A genomic segment from Peribacillus sp. ACCC06369 encodes:
- a CDS encoding YlxR family protein: MNSRKKIPMRKCVATGEMKPKKELIRIVRSKEGEVSLDPTGKKSGRGAYLTLDRDVIELAKKKNVLANHLSTQIDSSLYEQLLELVNKENN; this comes from the coding sequence ATGAATAGCCGAAAAAAAATCCCGATGCGTAAATGTGTGGCTACAGGCGAAATGAAGCCGAAAAAAGAACTCATTCGCATCGTTCGATCTAAAGAAGGGGAAGTCAGCCTTGATCCGACCGGAAAGAAATCGGGAAGGGGAGCTTATTTGACTCTTGATCGGGATGTTATCGAGCTGGCCAAAAAGAAAAATGTGCTGGCTAATCACCTTAGTACCCAAATCGATTCTTCCCTTTATGAACAATTGCTTGAATTAGTGAATAAGGAGAACAACTAA